One stretch of Desulfomonilia bacterium DNA includes these proteins:
- the istA gene encoding IS21 family transposase, translating into MAQERISMRKIKEVLRLHYEAKLSQANIAKVNHISRYTVGQYIMRFAAAGLSWPLSGEINDTLLESKLFPGKKDKSRRPALDYGYLLKEIRRPDATLAVLWEEYKQQNPDGYQYSYFCDLFNAYRGKLNYSMRQEHKAGEKTFLDFGDSPLKIIDRQTGQETRTKIFVSVWGASNYLYAESSLDEKLATWISLNIHALEYYGCCPRAMVPDNLKSAVSKASRYEPDINPTYAEFAEHYGTVIFPARPYRPKDKSRAENGVKLAKRWILFRLRNQTFYSLRELNQAIRVLLADFNRRTMKKMKKSRRELFELWDKPHALPLPEKRYEYAEWKKAKVQFNYHIAYGSHNYSVPYTFVHKEVDIKATVSLLEVYYHGNRICSHARSYREHGYTTVREHMPERHIKYLEWTPERIFNYAGKYGPAVQELVQEIMAQRKFPEQAYKACLGIIRLENVYSANRLNLACRRALDYKAFSYRSVENILKNGLDKQVSLSPSPSFNRKHENIRGADYYREGR; encoded by the coding sequence ATGGCACAGGAAAGGATCAGTATGAGAAAAATCAAAGAAGTCTTACGACTGCACTACGAAGCAAAACTATCCCAGGCAAACATCGCCAAGGTCAACCATATCAGCCGCTATACGGTCGGACAATACATCATGCGGTTTGCCGCCGCCGGCTTAAGCTGGCCGCTTTCCGGGGAGATCAACGATACGCTATTGGAGAGCAAACTGTTCCCCGGTAAAAAAGACAAAAGCAGGCGTCCTGCCCTGGACTATGGGTATTTATTAAAAGAAATCCGCCGACCGGACGCCACCCTGGCCGTATTGTGGGAAGAATACAAGCAACAAAATCCGGATGGATATCAGTACAGCTATTTCTGTGATTTATTCAATGCTTATCGCGGGAAACTCAACTACAGCATGCGGCAGGAACACAAGGCCGGGGAGAAGACCTTTCTGGACTTCGGTGACAGTCCGCTGAAGATAATCGACCGTCAAACCGGACAGGAAACCCGCACCAAGATATTTGTCAGCGTCTGGGGCGCCTCCAATTACCTGTATGCGGAAAGCTCTCTGGACGAGAAACTGGCCACCTGGATCAGTCTGAATATCCACGCGTTGGAGTATTACGGCTGCTGTCCCCGGGCGATGGTGCCGGACAATCTAAAATCCGCCGTCAGTAAAGCCTCCCGGTATGAACCGGATATCAATCCCACCTATGCGGAGTTTGCCGAACATTACGGCACCGTCATCTTTCCGGCCAGGCCTTATCGACCGAAGGACAAATCCCGCGCGGAAAATGGCGTGAAGCTGGCCAAGCGGTGGATACTGTTCCGACTGCGCAATCAGACCTTTTATTCACTGAGAGAATTAAACCAGGCGATCCGGGTACTGCTGGCTGACTTTAATCGCCGCACCATGAAGAAAATGAAGAAGAGCCGCCGGGAGCTCTTTGAACTGTGGGACAAGCCGCATGCCCTGCCATTGCCGGAGAAACGTTATGAATACGCCGAATGGAAAAAAGCAAAAGTGCAGTTTAACTATCACATTGCCTATGGCAGCCATAATTACTCTGTTCCCTATACATTCGTTCATAAAGAAGTCGATATCAAGGCAACCGTCAGTCTCCTGGAGGTGTACTATCACGGGAACCGTATCTGTTCCCACGCCAGAAGTTACCGGGAGCATGGTTATACGACCGTAAGAGAACACATGCCTGAACGGCACATTAAATATCTGGAGTGGACGCCGGAGAGAATCTTCAACTATGCGGGGAAATACGGCCCTGCAGTCCAGGAACTTGTTCAGGAAATCATGGCGCAAAGAAAGTTTCCCGAACAGGCTTACAAAGCCTGCCTGGGCATTATCAGACTGGAGAATGTGTATTCGGCAAATCGTCTGAACCTGGCCTGCCGAAGGGCTTTGGACTACAAGGCGTTTTCTTACCGGAGCGTAGAGAACATTTTAAAGAACGGGCTGGATAAACAGGTATCGTTGTCACCGTCCCCTTCATTTAACCGGAAGCACGAAAATATCCGCGGCGCCGATTATTACCGGGAGGGCCGATAA
- the istB gene encoding IS21-like element helper ATPase IstB produces the protein MTSQTLSKMYEMKLHGMAASFQSRRIMPDHQDLNHDEFTALLVDDEYIHRRNNRQRRLLQMAKLKFSSAALENIDYQTNRGLLKAKITTLQNNQWLEKHQNILISGPTGVGKSYLACAFGQWACRYGFTVSYHRWPRMLGDFLAARGEGHYLKYLQKLTKVDLLIIDDFGLNSLADTDKKDLLEIIEDRYMVKSTLIASQLPIKDWHAFIGDPTIADAVCDRLFHVAHKFELKGGSMRKKTEIID, from the coding sequence ATGACGAGCCAGACTCTGTCCAAAATGTACGAAATGAAGTTGCACGGTATGGCCGCCTCGTTTCAGTCCCGGCGGATTATGCCGGATCATCAGGATTTAAATCATGATGAGTTTACCGCCTTACTGGTGGATGACGAGTATATCCATCGCCGGAACAACCGTCAACGCCGCCTGCTGCAAATGGCCAAGCTAAAGTTTTCTTCCGCCGCTTTGGAAAACATTGATTACCAGACCAACAGAGGCCTCCTGAAAGCGAAGATCACGACTTTACAAAACAATCAGTGGCTGGAGAAGCATCAGAATATTTTGATCTCCGGTCCGACCGGGGTGGGCAAAAGTTATCTGGCCTGTGCTTTCGGTCAGTGGGCCTGTCGTTACGGTTTTACCGTCTCTTACCACCGTTGGCCGCGGATGCTGGGGGACTTTCTGGCCGCCCGGGGTGAAGGTCATTATCTGAAATATCTGCAGAAACTGACCAAAGTAGATTTATTGATCATTGACGACTTTGGCCTCAACTCCCTGGCGGACACCGACAAAAAAGATCTGCTGGAAATCATCGAAGACCGTTACATGGTCAAATCCACCCTCATTGCCAGTCAGTTGCCCATCAAAGACTGGCACGCCTTCATCGGTGATCCGACCATCGCCGATGCGGTCTGCGACCGCTTGTTTCATGTCGCCCATAAATTTGAACTCAAAGGAGGTTCCATGCGTAAAAAAACAGAAATTATTGATTGA